In Nonomuraea sp. NBC_00507, the following are encoded in one genomic region:
- a CDS encoding zf-HC2 domain-containing protein, producing MHDEVAAYVLGVLDEEEHEAFERHLDTCEQCQAELIQLAELPDQLDALKNTPSASDDDPPMSMSR from the coding sequence ATGCATGACGAGGTGGCCGCCTACGTCCTTGGTGTCCTCGATGAAGAGGAGCACGAGGCGTTCGAACGCCACCTCGACACGTGCGAGCAGTGCCAGGCGGAGCTCATCCAGCTCGCCGAGCTGCCCGATCAGCTCGACGCGCTCAAGAACACCCCCTCGGCCTCCGACGACGACCCCCCGATGTCCATGTCACGTTGA
- a CDS encoding tryptophan 2,3-dioxygenase, with protein MGIEGDAPGPPDRQFGEEGGRLSYGGYLCLPALLAQQQPQSEVPDELLFITIHQVYELWFKLLLHELEAARAAMFGGELWQARHLFQRVHAVERVLIEQIEVLETMTPQDFLEFRAKLAPASGFQSVQFRELEFLSGLKDERYVGSFRHASDTDLARLRRRLDEPTLWDAYLAALAQRGLPVSDDEIMASLLAVARDRRSHDDLWQLAEDLLTHDETTALWRMRHVQMVERQIGTKSGTGGSTGAPYLRSRARLHYFPLLWELRAWL; from the coding sequence GTGGGCATCGAGGGTGATGCGCCCGGTCCCCCGGATCGGCAGTTCGGAGAGGAAGGCGGCCGGCTGTCGTACGGCGGCTACCTTTGCCTGCCCGCGTTGCTCGCGCAGCAGCAGCCGCAGTCCGAGGTGCCGGACGAGCTGCTCTTCATCACCATCCACCAGGTCTACGAGCTGTGGTTCAAGCTGCTGCTCCACGAGCTGGAGGCCGCTCGCGCCGCCATGTTCGGCGGCGAGCTGTGGCAGGCCAGGCACCTGTTCCAGCGGGTGCACGCGGTCGAGCGGGTGCTGATCGAGCAGATCGAGGTCCTGGAGACGATGACGCCCCAGGACTTCCTGGAGTTCCGCGCGAAGCTGGCGCCGGCCAGCGGGTTCCAGTCGGTGCAGTTCCGCGAGCTGGAGTTCCTGTCGGGGCTGAAGGACGAGCGCTACGTCGGCAGCTTCCGCCATGCCTCGGACACCGATCTCGCCAGGCTGCGCCGCAGGCTGGACGAGCCCACATTGTGGGATGCTTACCTGGCCGCCCTCGCCCAGCGTGGCCTGCCGGTCTCGGACGACGAGATCATGGCCTCGCTGCTGGCCGTGGCCAGAGACCGCCGGTCCCACGACGACCTGTGGCAGCTGGCCGAGGACCTCCTCACCCACGACGAGACCACCGCACTGTGGCGGATGCGTCACGTTCAGATGGTCGAACGCCAGATCGGCACCAAGTCCGGCACCGGCGGCTCGACCGGCGCACCCTATCTGCGCAGTAGGGCGCGCCTGCACTACTTCCCGCTGCTGTGGGAACTAAGGGCCTGGCTATGA